A DNA window from Loxodonta africana isolate mLoxAfr1 chromosome 7, mLoxAfr1.hap2, whole genome shotgun sequence contains the following coding sequences:
- the LOC135231783 gene encoding olfactory receptor 10V1-like has product MENANQTGMIHFHFHPFSKLPEVQMLIFVAFLIMYLVSISGNFSISIIIWIHHSLHTPMYFFLANLAALEICYSSTIAPLTLASILSPERTIISLPGCGTQMFFFIFLGSADCILLALMAYDRFVAICHPLHYTHIMSQRLCAQMTLGSLVLGFTLAVQLTVLIFRLPFCSSKEISLFYCDVLPVMRLACADTRVHEATLFVVSVTVLTIPFLLITLSYVFIVAVILKIRSAEGRHKAFSTCSSHLTVVLLQYGCTSLNYLCPSSRYSPERGQVVSVVYTFITPVLNPLIYSMRNRELKDALKRAMMRFLLPQT; this is encoded by the coding sequence ATGGAGAATGCCAACCAAACTGGAATGATTCACTTCCACTTCCATCCCttctccaaactccctgaggtgcAAATGTTGATTTTTGTGGCTTTCCTGATTATGTACCTGGTCAGCATCAGTGGAAACTTCTCCATTTCCATCATCATCTGGATCCACCATtctctccacacccccatgtacttcttcctggcCAACTTGGCAGCCCTGGAGATCTGCTATTCTTCCACCATTGCCCCTCTGACTCTGGCCAGCATCCTGTCCCCTGAGAGAACTATAATCTCCCTTCCTGGGTGTGGCACCCAGATGTTCTTCTTCATCTTTCTGGGCAGCGCTGATTGCATTCTGCTGGCCCTCATGGCCTATGATCGGTTTGTGGCCATCTGTCACCCTCTACATTACACTCATATCATGAGCCAACGGTTGTGTGCCCAAATGACCCTGGGGTCTCTGGTGCTGGGATTTACCTTGGCCGTGCAGTTGACTGTGCTCATCTTCCGACTCCCCTTctgcagcagtaaagaaatcagcCTCTTCTATTGTGATGTCCTCCCTGTCATGAGACTAGCCTGTGCAGATACCCGGGTTCATGAGGCCACTCTGTTTGTGGTCAGCGTCACTGTCCTCACCATTCCATTCCTGCTCATCACTCTCTCCTATGTCTTTATTGTGGCTGTCATCCTAAAGATCCGCTCCGCAGAAGGAAGACACAAGGCCTTTTCCACCTGCTCCTCCCATCTCACTGTGGTCCTCCTCCAGTATGGATGTACAAGCCTCAACTACTTGTGCCCCAGCTCCCGGTACTCTCCTGAGAGGGGCCAGGTAGTGTCTGTGGTTTACACATTCATCACTCCTGTGCTGAACCCCTTGATCTACAGCATGAGGAACAGAGAGCTTAAGGATGCTTTAAAGAGAGCAATGATGAGGTTCTTGCTGCCCCAAACATAA